Within Peromyscus leucopus breed LL Stock chromosome 7, UCI_PerLeu_2.1, whole genome shotgun sequence, the genomic segment AACTAACCTTGACTGTATAAtcatgttttggtttttaagtCTACCATTTCTTTGGGGATCTTCTGTAACTTCATGTCCATTAAAGAAAGGATGTCATGGGAGCATGCGTGTTCTATCTCACTATGTGGTGTCTTTATCATAACATTGCAAGAAGGCCCTCCTCGGGTGCCAGCACTACACACAGGGACTCTCCAGCTTTTAGAACCACGGGATAAATTGGAGAAAAGCTGGGCATGTGCTCAGTGGTGGAGCTCTTGGCTAACATGCATGAGCTTGTGTTTTGTCAGTGGTGTTGAGGTGCAAGGGGATGTTGTGTTGCTGGACACTTGAACCTCAGTCTTAAAGGAGGATAGTTGTATCTCCTTTAGGAAActaaccatttctttctttcccatagACTCCCACAATCCAAAATACTCCGAGAAGATAAGAACCACAATATGTATGTTGCAGGATGTACAGAAGTAGAAGTGAAATCTACAGAAGAGGCTTTTGAAGTTTTTTGGAGAGGTtagaaataaatagaatttgAAAAACGTAAACTGATGGTTTTAACCTTCAGAGTAGTTGCTGAAATTTAATAGTAGTCCTTTGGGATTAATTGGAAAGCAGGTATAATAAGTGGCTGAGTTCAGGTGTAACCAATGACTTCTCTGTCATCATAGGTCAGAAAAAGAGACGTATTGCTAACACCCATTTGAACAGAGAATCTAGCCGTTCACATAGTGTGTTCAGCATTAAACTCGTCCAGGCTCCCCTGGATGCCGATGGAGACAATGTCTTACAGGTAATGTTTGAATGTGAATCTTGTCTTTTCTAATTCAGCCCTAAGGTTTTGGAAGATGACCTAAATTAGGGACTACCATGGTGATGCAGATTGCTCTAGAGTTAATAGCTGTATAGccaatgacttttcttttttttttttttttttttatgtcaatagTGCTGTTTCTGGGCTCTGCCTATTGAGTGATCCTAGTGCATAGCATGTGTGGCACACGCAGTCTGCTGTGTTGTGAAAAGGGTCTGCAGTTTTAAACATCTGTAAGAATGTGTTGCATTGTTAGTTAACATGGAGCAAGCAGATTCTGATTAGCAGCTCTACAATgatcagaaaggcaaagctacaaaaaatgtaaaaaaaaaaaaaaaaaaaagaaagataaaaaagaatgTGTTGCATTGTTTTAGGTGTTGTTTtgcttgtgagacagggtctcatgtaatgagcccaggatgaccctgaacgtttgttggtttgttttctcctttatttctgaGATCATAGTGTTaactacatcattttccccttccctttcttctccccaaacCCTCCTCTAAGACTTTTCCTTGCTggttttcaaatccatggcctcttttgtttgtttcttttctcactATCTAGGCAAGGCTAGCCCCAGACcatagggatccacctgcctcagtcacCCAACagccaggattaaaggcacgtgctaccttacctggctttgtttttggttttcactgtgtagcctggagCTCAGaatttttctgcctcagcctcccctgcTAAGACTAAAGTCTTGTTTCACTGATTGTGACTTAAACTGTTTAATGTGGCCATGTCCAGGCTGGCAGGAAAGTGCTGAGGTTCACTAGTATTTGAATTCTGATTCCTACCTATTCTCCTTTGTCTGACCTGACTATAAGAGAGCCTTCTCATAAGGTTATGAGAATTAAGAGAAGCCGTGTGAAGTTTCTTGGCCACTGCTTGGATTATAGTcagtactcaataaatgttagtaCCTGTTAGAAATGGCCACAGACAATTCTTCCCCTGGTTTCCTGTGAATTACTATTCTGGTGCTAGGGATGTGAATTACTGCTAATAGCATAATGCCATTTAGGTGCATCTTggcttccatttcttttcttaaagctttatttgtatatgatgtgtatgagtgttttgcctgcatgtatgtctgtacaccacagtATGGgagcctggtgcttgtggaggccagatgaaggcatcagatcccctggagttacaggctgccaCGTGGGTGTAGTTGGCACCTCtctctacaagaacagccagtgctcttaaccattgagcatcTGTCCACCctgactttcatttctttgtataagTTAGAGGACTCTGAaattattaatgttattttaaataggctttcttttgtgtgtgtgtgtgtgtttctgaagaGGAGCAGAGGAGCTCAATACTCCTGGAATACTAAATACCTGGTGATAGCAAAATGGAACAGACTCCCTGATCTCAAGGAATCATCTAATGTCTGCTCTGAGGCAGCAGACAAGTATTCAGTGTTATGAGCTTTTAAGCAAACTTTCCTGTATCATCATCCTCTGCCATTCTGGGCATTTGTATTGCATACATACAGTGTCCATTAAGACTTAATACCATGTTAACTGGACCTTAACATTGTAGTGCATTATAACTTAGCTTAGATTGTTGGCTTTATCCCTTgcaggaaaaagaacaaattacCTTAAGCCAGTTGTCTCTGGTAGATCTTGCTGGAAGTGAAAGAACCAACCGGACTAAAGCAGAAGGGAACAGATTACGTGAAGCTGGTGAGTGCAgtgctgtactttttttttttttttttttttttccctgagacaggatttctctgtatagttttggtgtctgtcctgaatctcactctgtagaccaggctggccttgaactcacagagatccacctgcctctgcctcccaagtgctgagattaaaggcgtgcaccaccactgcccggcttcagtGCTGTACTTATTTATGGTTATAACTTTCAACAGCTTGGAATGACAGTTTGTATTTATTAATGGGTGGTTTCTGCTTAATCAGTGAAATAACATTGACTATTAAACTTAGCCTTTAaatctgctatttttttttaaaatattaacattttatttgcatgtgtatacacCTCAGAGTGTGCATAAAAGTCAGAAGGTTAACTTTCCAGGCACTTGTGgttatcctgcctcagccttctgagtgctggtatttCAGGCATGTATCATTATGTCTAGCTAAATGATGTGTCTGATAGCCGTGTTGGAGTTAGGAGGTCTTAGTGTTCCAAGATGAACAGTTTTAAACACTTGGGAGTCTAATCGAGATCTGAATTTTTAGAGGTGTTAAGGTTAATATACCAGCCTTGTCTTGGCTCAGAAATCCAAATAAGATaagtcagaaaaagaaagcatgatgACTAAGAAATCCTGTTGAGATGTAGAGGGACAGAGTTTGCTGGCTTCTAAGACACTTGACTGTTAGAAACATGTTCTTAACATGTTTCTAACATAGGAGGGACTTCTGTCCCTTTCCCACTATAGACTGAAATGGTCACTTGGGATATGGCTGGCCTCCTGTGTATGAGgctcctgagttcagtctccagcatcaCCTcccctaaaaaaagaaaggaagcaagccaAGTTAATGAGTTTGTCTATGCCGGGATTTAGGGTTTGGAAAAACCTgttcacttttctattgctgtgaggagacactacCACCAAGGCCACTTATCACTTAAGCACTAGGGAAGTGCTTAGCTGGGGGCTTGGTTATAGTTTCAGGGTTGGTCCATGACCATCCTGGCGGGGGAAAGGTAACAGGAGGCATGCTGCTGGAGCAATGGCTGAGTGCTTATTGTAGAGTAGCTGTGGACCAGATGATTCACAGCCATGAGGCCGAGAGAGAGTGCATGCCACCGGGAATGGcacacctcctactccttcccaaatagttctacccATTGGAGACCAAGTAGTCAAacctgagcctctgggggccattctcattccaaccaccagaAAATTGTCATGCATttccaggctggagaaatggctcagcagttaggctTTCTTTTTgcatcaggtgtggtggcacacacctctaatcgcagcacctgggaggcagaagcaggtgggtttctgtgagtttaagatcaacctggtctacaaggcaagttctaggacagccagggctgttatacagagaaaccttgtcttgaaaaaccaaaaaactaaagaGTACTTGTTCCTCTTCCAGATGACTTGAGTTCACATTTTTTAATATCCACattacagccgggcagtggtggtgcacgcctttaatcacagcacttgggaggcagaggcagaggcagaggcagatctttgtcagtttgaggccagtctacagagcgagatccaggaaaggcacaaagctacacagagaaaccctgtctcagaaaaaacaaaacaaaacaaaacaaaaaatccacattacagcttacaactgtctgtaactccagttccaggggatcctatatGCTCTTCCTGCCTTTGTGAGCATCAAACACATGaagtatatttacatatatgcaggcaaaacactcaaaagaataaaaataaacaaagcttaaaaagagattctcagggctggagagatggctcagcagttaagagcactggctgttctttctgaggtcctgagttcaattcccagcactcacatcttggctcacaaccatctgtaatgagatctggtgccctcttctggcatgcaggcagaacactgtataaataaatctttaaaaagagagagagagagagagagagattctttttatttttattttttttaagaagagtaATATTGTATTTGGGGGTATTTTTAATAGAGTCTCTGAAAGATGGTTATTGAAGCTGTTAAGCGTTTTCTTTTTGGGGGTCCCGCCACACAGCTCCTAAATAAATtacatacacagaggcttattcttacttataaacgCCAGGctttaacttggcttgtttctagccagcttttcttaacttaaaattatcctgTCACCCttatgcctctgggcttttcccattctctacttctgtaaatcttactcttattctgtggctggctgtgtagctgacccctgatgtcctccttttcttgctcctaaatctctcctctcccagatttctccttctattaattctttctgcctgccagcccccacccatcctttctcctgctttgctattggccgttcagttctttattagaccatcagatgttttagacagacacagtaacacagcttcacagagttaaacaaatgcaacataaaagtaacacaccttaaaataatattctacaattaattaattaatactgTTGAAAGTATAGTGGGACCATACATGGACAGCTCTTGAACTTGAGCCATGAAAATCTATTTCTCAACAGTTAAATGAAGttgaagttgtttgtttttttttaaaagatttatttatttattatgtatacagtattctgcctgcctgcatccctgcaggccagaagagggcaccagatctcattacagatggttgtgagccaccatgtggttgctgggaattgaactcagagcctttggaagaacagccagtgctcttaaccactgagccatctctccagcctgaagtTGAAGTTTTATAGTTATATGGATGAATTACATTTGCTGTTTTCAAATGTTCTCTGTATCTGACTTCATCTCAGGTAACATTAATCAGTCACTAATGACTCTAAGAACATGCATGGAAGTCCTGAGAGAGAACCAGACGTATGGAACCAACAAGGTACACAACAGCCTTCATCAACCACTTTGTGGTTTAATCATGCATTTTAATTGTCTAATGTGCTTAGCTTTTGAATGTCTTTATAGATGGTTCCATATCGAGATTCAAAGCTAACTCATCTGTTCAAGAATTACTTCGATGGGGAAGGGAAGGTGCGGATGATCGTGTGTGTGAATCCAAAGGCTGAAGACTATGAAGAAAGCTTGGTAATTTAAGCATATTTGTCCTGTACAGTTAGGTTTCTCTAGGGGAAACAGCTACTTGAAGAATGGCATACTGGCCCAGTAGTGgtaatgcatacctttaatcccagcacttggagacagagacaggcagatctctctgtgagttcaaggccagcctggtctacagagctagttccaggacaggctccaaagctacagagagaaaccctgtcttggggaaaacaaAGAATGGCAAACTGCACATTTTGTAGATTGATATAGGCTCACTGGATATGCAAACGAATTCTTTAGCCATCTGAGAAGGAGGACTTGGGGATGCTTTTATAGactctgctttttattttagcAAGTCATGAGATTTGCTGAAGTAACCCAGGAAGTTGAAGTAGCGAGACCAGTAGACAAGGTGATATGTGGCTTGACACCAGGGAGACGATACAGAAACCTGCCTCGGGGCGGCCCAGTTGGAGATGGTATGATTTCCTGTTATATCATTATTCATTTGCTTGTCTTTctgtcaactttaaaaaaaatctatttacacCCTTCTTAACAACCAAATGAAagaaacttcaaactaaaatataAGGTTTGCTTGGTTGTACGTTTTGTCTAATTTTTGAGAAATTCTATGCCTAAAGCAGGGCGTAGTGGAgcatacctgtaactctagcaccgAGTAagctgaggcaaaaaaaaaaacaaaaacaaaaacaaaaaattacaattCTGTGGTTACTGGTTCAGGGGTTCTGCTCACAGTATCAGACTTGCTGAAGCTCTTTCATAATTGTTAAACTCCACACAGAGCCTTTGGTGACTGAGATGACTCTACAGAGCTTCCCACCACTGCCTCCATGGAGACTTCTGGATATCAACGATGAGGAGACCCTTCCGAAGCTGATTGAGACGTTGGAGAAACGGCATCACCTACGCCAACTAATGACTGAGGAGCTTAACAAACAATGTAAGGGCAGAGCTGCTTACAGCTGCTGTGACTTCAGAGGTAGAAACAGGTCTTAGTGACTCCATCTAGTGAGCCTCCTCTTGTTTTTAAGACTTGTTTCTGGGCTTTGTAGTGGTCTCAAGGTGTTTAATTTGAatggaaaggttttgttttcttcaacagctctattttacttttatttttaaagaatataggaAGAAAAAAGTGGGTGTCTCCCCgtctatgtttatttttaatagtgaTGGACACAAGATGGTATTTTATAGTTTTCCCCTGTTTGCAAGttatttgtactttttaattgtttgtaCTTCAAGATGGCGTAGGGAAAAGtgaaataatgtttgaaaatgTGTAGAACAGTTGAACAAGTCCGGTCCATGGAAATGACTATGTCTCCGTGAGTGACCAAGTAGTGTGCCAGGGTCTTCAGCCCAGGCTCAGCTGAGCTCAAATACaggattatttctgtttttgcatTTGTAAGCAAACTTTAAGTGTTAGGGAAAGGTTACTAACTCCTCCTGTCAACATCTCTTATAGATTTGAGAATCAAACTCCTGATTTCTTTCCAAACTTGTtttaatctttttcattttttggtatTGTCATGAATGTACAGAGTAGACACGTACAAGCAGCTGCATTCCCAGCCTTTCTTATGGACAGCTGCCATAGGGGGTTTGCTAGAGTGCTACATTCTACTGAGTGTCTGCCAATGAAAGCTGGTTTGATTTTGTATCTGTATTAAACAGCACAATCCGTCTGCTTTGTTTCAGGTATGACTTTCAAAGCCTTATTAAAAGAATTTGACAATtctatttcaaataaagaaaactacactcaggaaaaactaaatgaaaaagaaagattgaTTTCAGGACAGAAATCAGAAATAGAACGactggagaagaaaaacaaaactctggaGTATAAGGTTCGTGGTCACATTTTCACTGGTGTACTGGCCATTCCGCACTTCTCTCACAACGGCTAATGTGCCTGTCACTGCTGTGCgggatgagggaggaagagactcGAGTCTTTTCATCTTAGGAGTTGAGCTTAGCTCGAGGAGATGCAGGCACCTGGCTTGTGAGGGGCTTGTTGTGtaacttctgtctctctctctctctctctctctcttgtgtgtgtgtgtgtgtgtgtgtgtgtgtgtgtgtgtgtgtgtgtgtgagtgtatgagcaACTGAAGGGCTATTGTACAGTTAGGTGGGATGTTTGCACAGCAGATGCTAAGCAGGGTGGTCTCTTGCAGATTGAGATTTTGGAGAAAACAACCACGATCTATGAAGAAGATAAGCGCAATctgcagcaggagcttgagagcCAGAATCAGAAGCTTCAGCGGCAGCTTTCTGACAAGCGCAGATTAGAAGCCAGGTtgcaaggcatggtgacagagACGACGATGAAATGGCAGAAGGAGTGTGTGAGTGTTCCTCTAggttaaatattttgcatttctgTGCTTGTGGCAGAGCTTTGGTGGTGTCTGTTAATCTCTGGAAGAAGTAGAGAACTGTCATTTTCCAGGAATAAAGTGGGTGGTGCGGTGTGCTTATGCAGAGAGACAAAGTAGACTGTAACTTGCTGTGGATCGCTGTAGGATCGTCGGGTAGCAGCCACCCAGCTGGAGATGCAGAATAAACTCTGGGTCAAAGATGAAAAGCTCAAACAGCTGAAGGCCATTGTGACTGAACCTAAACCTGAGAAGCCAGAGAGACCCTCCCGGGAGCGGGACCGGGAAAAAATCATTCAGAGATCTGTTTCTCCTTCGCCTGTGCCTGTAAGTGTTTGCAGCTGTGTGTAGCTTAGTGCTAGAGAAAAGTTTCTCCATTTAGAGGAGTGTTTCTCTGTGagaattgttttgtttcatgccatattttttttaagtttctatttttaaaatttagcacAAAGGGGCAGAGCATGGCGGCACAtgccctttaatctcagcatttgggagggaggtcgagacaggtagatctctatgagtttgaggccagcctggtctacacagagttccagaccaaccagggctacatagtgagtccctgtctcaaaaacaacaaaagcgtATCACAAAAATTTTAATGACTGCGAATAGTTTCTTGCAATGTTAAATCTTCATGTAGTAAAATTGTAGAAAAGTAATATTGTTTCTCTCAGTTCTTCAgtcttattcattaatttttctccAATTTTTCTAGCTTTCTAGTAACAATATTGCTCAGATTTCCAACGGCCAGCAACTCATgagccagccacagctacacaggcGCTCTAACTCTTGCAGCAGCATTTCTGTAGCTTCCTGTATTTCGGAGTGGGAGCAGAAACTGTCTCCGTTCAGCACACCTGTCAATGTCACCTCTCTTGCAAGGCATAGGCAGCAGGAGCCAGGACAAAGTAAAACGTGTATCGTGTCAGACAGAAGGCGGGGCATGTACTGGACGGAAGGCAGGGAGATGGTCCCTACATTCAGCAGTGAGATAGGCGTACAAGACGACCGCTGCCGCAGGGTTAGTGCCAGCATTCTTTAAAGCACTGTAGTGGTAGAATTATCTCCTTTGCTCTTTGTAACTCGGTTCCAAAAGAGTTCGAGGGAAAGCTGGGCAGGCTCCAAAATGAAGAAGCTCTGAAAGTTAAAGACTGAGCCATCCTGAAATTGAGGCTGAGCTCTTGATGTGAGAAAGCAGAAGCATGTGCCCGTGAGCTGGGAATGCCAGCCAGCATGGTGCCCCTAGAGTAGACTGCTCGCCTGAACAAGGGGCTTTGCACAGAATCTAGGGCCATGAGCATCTTGCTTCCttgatcccccaccccacccctcatttttttccttttctcctcctcctcctttttcccccttgttgctggggatggagcctagGGTTTCGACATTATAAGACACtgagctctatcactgagccataaTTCCCCCCAATACAAATATGAATGTAGAAgcctatactttttttttttctcttttggttccCCTTccccaaatttaatttttttcttactgttttttttaggGGGTGGTAAtaagtttttcattttgaaagtttAATGGGTTagagactctcctgcctctggcaGAGTCATTGTTATTTTATGCAATCTTTTATCTTCTGAGGTACTCCAAAGTAAGTCACAGATGCCATGACACTCAACAAAAGAGCATTTCCTGTGTAACCACCATCTTTTGTAACCACCGTCTTTACCCCTTTGAAGGAAGACAGTGTATTTTATGTGGAGAGTCTCTCACTATGCTGCCTGTCCCAGTAACAGCCTTTCCTTTCAACCCATGCTGCTGTCCAGATGCATGCACTGCATGTGGCCATCACAAATCTTTCATCGctttaatataaaatatgcttCCTCCTTTTTGATTTCTGTGACCTGAACTGTTTGAAACTACTGACAGCCTTCACATCCTAAACTTTCAATCTTGAGGCCTTACAAGGCCTTCAAGGGTGATCAACTAAACCCAATTCATGTTTTCTTCAGTATTAAGATTAAAATTTCCTTTGAGGTTGAATAAATAATCACACCAATACTGTGAATTAGATAGTCAATAAAATCTTAActgctcttttaaaattattcttttaagtAAAATGATCTTGCAGTAAATACTTTCTTAAGATCCTCTTACATGCCCAGTGGTGgtagtgcctttaatcccagtggggagtcagaggcaggcggatctctatgaatttgaggccagcctggtccacagagtgagttccaggacagccagggcagttacactgagaaatcctgtctcaaaaactaaaaagatcCTCTTACATGATTTAGAATGTAGATAAATGCCCTGCAATCTGATTACTAATGATGGTGACCAGTCTTGGGTTCTTATAAGGCAACAGACAATTCTGTAGTCTCAAGTTCTTGCTTTGCAGATTTTACTTTTAGGGAGCAGATCATGGTGAATGGTCTTTGTGATCACCTCTAGTAAATCCTCCTCTTCTGTGTCAAACTCCAACCTGCTGGGAGGTCTGTTTACACCTGCCAGCAGTAAGGGAATGCCTGACTTGGCTGTGACGGTCAGGGGGATGTACTAAGACACAGactttaacttctttcttgaAATCCAAATCTCTTTAGAAGTGCAGCAGAAAAGTTCCCATGCGGTTAGTTATCTCTGTGTCCATGCTCATTTGGCCAGAAATTATCAGGTGGACTGGGCTTTACATTTTGGTGTGGAAAGAATTTCAAAATCGTCATGACTGCTAATCGATTCTCTGCAGTCTGTCTCCTTTTCAGAGTTTGATCTGAATGTattatgctgtaaatgtgttcaAGGAAGCTCTTCTGCCAAGTGCTAGATCCTAAGAGCTAGGCTTTCTGATTCAACATCAGTCAGACCATTTTCAGAATGGAATGGTTTCTGCCTGCATGGACGCTCAGTGTCTTTAGTGGCAAGTTGTAGTGACTGTTGTAGAGCTGAGTTAGAGCTGCCCTGAGTTAGTTTCCTGTAACTGAACAACTGAACCAGGATCCTCATTTGGCTAGGTAGGAAGGGCTCTGCCTGCAGActctcatttattttcagtttcataaacaGGAGACGCTCACAGTTGTTTATGTGCTACTATATCATGTACATGAAATACATTTTCCTGAGTTGAATGTGCTGTTTAACTTGGCACCCATGGCATTTGACTGGAAAACAACTAGTTTTTATTATATGATACAAGCTGATTTCATACTATAGTCTTTGCTTCTTGGAGCTTTTAAGAgacatttggagaaaaaaaaatgttggtatATTTGAAGCTTTGTGGAATTGTGTTTTGAGATATAAAAATCCTTACTGCAAGTGCTCAGAAGTACTTAACACTGTTCAGGCATGCTGCACGTGAAGTTCTTCAGGGTTTTGCTAAGCCAGAGCTTCAACAGCTTGTAGTCTTTTGGTCTGGCTGTATATGGAGGAGTGTTTTCTATTTAGATGCCTCAGACATACTTTAGTGTTGTATTGATCCTGCTGATACCTTTAACCAACCTGCTAATCTATGTATTACTTCACAAAGCAGGTATAAGAATTAGTTTTTAATCAAGAATGCAAAATGGATTATTTCTTCCTCAACTAGTCACCACAATTTTATCTTTTGCCTTTTGTTGAAATGGAAGCTCCCATATGACCATTCTCTCTAGATACTATTGTCTAAAGATGTCTGTTGGTTCTGTTTGGCTAAGAGAACATGAGATGACTTATACATTTAGCTTGGACAGGATTGATTCTGTTGTTGTGAATTTGCATTGTAAACTGCTGCACTTCTAACAGTACCTCAAAGTAATCCTGGGTTGTGCTTGTTTCTCAATTCCTCTTCCAACCTGATCAGAACACACCAATTCCTGTACGACACAGAAGGTCCCGCTCTGCAGGGAGCAGATGGGTAGATCATAAGCCTGCCTCTAATGTGCAAACTGAGACAGTCATGCAGCCACATGTCCCTCACGCCATCACAGTGTCTGTTGCAAATGAAAAGGCACTAGCTAAGTGTGAGAAGTACATGCTGACCCACCAGGAACTAGCCTCCGATGGGGAGATTCAGACTAAAGTAATTAAGGTAAAAACAAGTCTTCACAAAAGAATACCAATGAAAAATCTTTGCCCTGCTATCCCTTGATGAGATCTAGAACATAAATGGGGTATTGGGTGGAGCTTTTGTTTTAGTAGAAAATTAATGTATTACTTAGATTGTAAATCTGCTGGGTCTGGATCTACTTAAATAGGTCTAGAGTCTTGGGGTTGTTAGTACTCCAGATCCATGATGAACTTTAGTTACTACATATTTAGCTAAACTTAGCTTCAAAAGTAAACCCAGAGCCATATGGACAACTTGATTGAACTTGAGAGGCCAAGGCAGATGGGTCACCAGTTTGAGCCCATCCTGGAGCACATAGTTGTCTTGAAAACCCAGACAGCAACAGTAAGCAAGCATAACAACCATCTTCTGCTTTGCTATTATTTCAAGATAAAATGTTTGCATTAACACTTGTcctatgccaggcggtggtggcggcactagcctttaatcccagcactcaggaggcagaggcaggtggttcaaggccagcttggtctacagagtgagttccaggacagtcggggtGACACAGATGAAatgctcccccccaaaaaaacaaaacaaaacaaaacaagcatgtcctgtggtcaggcatggtggtacttgCAGGAGGATCTCAGTTAACAGTCTCAAAGTAATAACGCACAAAATCTGGGAACATCACTCAGTACTGAGCTACCCAGTCTTTCTTAGAAAGAAGAGACATTCTGGTCTTGTACCAGTGGGAAAAGTTGGCGGGGGCGGAGACAATGACAGGGGTGAGCAGTCGTTTCAAGTTGAGAGGACAGTTCT encodes:
- the Kif23 gene encoding kinesin-like protein KIF23 isoform X7 encodes the protein MSWFLGLFVGFLFLTRKAKVPRKPVLKKGSQTNLKDPVGVYCRVRPLSFPDQECCVEVVNNTTVQLHTPEGYRLNRNGDYKETQYSFKRVFGTHTTQKELFDVVASPLVDDLIHGKNGLLFTYGVTGSGKTHTMTGSPGSGGLLPRCLNMIFNSIGSFQAKRYVFKSNDRNSMEIQCEVDALLERQKREAIPVPKTPCSKRQADPEFADMINVQEFCKAEDVDEDSVYGVFVSYIEIYNNYIYDLLEEVQFDPIKPKLPQSKILREDKNHNMYVAGCTEVEVKSTEEAFEVFWRGQKKRRIANTHLNRESSRSHSVFSIKLVQAPLDADGDNVLQEKEQITLSQLSLVDLAGSERTNRTKAEGNRLREAGNINQSLMTLRTCMEVLRENQTYGTNKMVPYRDSKLTHLFKNYFDGEGKVRMIVCVNPKAEDYEESLQVMRFAEVTQEVEVARPVDKVICGLTPGRRYRNLPRGGPVGDEPLVTEMTLQSFPPLPPWRLLDINDEETLPKLIETLEKRHHLRQLMTEELNKQCMTFKALLKEFDNSISNKENYTQEKLNEKERLISGQKSEIERLEKKNKTLEYKIEILEKTTTIYEEDKRNLQQELESQNQKLQRQLSDKRRLEARLQGMVTETTMKWQKECDRRVAATQLEMQNKLWVKDEKLKQLKAIVTEPKPEKPERPSRERDREKIIQRSVSPSPVPLSSNNIAQISNGQQLMSQPQLHRRSNSCSSISVASCISEWEQKLSPFSTPVNVTSLARHRQQEPGQSKTCIVSDRRRGMYWTEGREMVPTFSSEIGVQDDRCRRGDVFKTRGGGQSVQFTDIETLKQESPTGSRKRRSSTVAPAQPDGTESEWTDVETRCSVAVEMRAGSQLGPGYQHHAQPKRKKP
- the Kif23 gene encoding kinesin-like protein KIF23 isoform X5, translated to MKPAKAKVPRKPVLKKGSQTNLKDPVGVYCRVRPLSFPDQECCVEVVNNTTVQLHTPEGYRLNRNGDYKETQYSFKRVFGTHTTQKELFDVVASPLVDDLIHGKNGLLFTYGVTGSGKTHTMTGSPGSGGLLPRCLNMIFNSIGSFQAKRYVFKSNDRNSMEIQCEVDALLERQKREAIPVPKTPCSKRQADPEFADMINVQEFCKAEDVDEDSVYGVFVSYIEIYNNYIYDLLEEVQFDPIKPKLPQSKILREDKNHNMYVAGCTEVEVKSTEEAFEVFWRGQKKRRIANTHLNRESSRSHSVFSIKLVQAPLDADGDNVLQEKEQITLSQLSLVDLAGSERTNRTKAEGNRLREAGNINQSLMTLRTCMEVLRENQTYGTNKMVPYRDSKLTHLFKNYFDGEGKVRMIVCVNPKAEDYEESLQVMRFAEVTQEVEVARPVDKVICGLTPGRRYRNLPRGGPVGDEPLVTEMTLQSFPPLPPWRLLDINDEETLPKLIETLEKRHHLRQLMTEELNKQCMTFKALLKEFDNSISNKENYTQEKLNEKERLISGQKSEIERLEKKNKTLEYKIEILEKTTTIYEEDKRNLQQELESQNQKLQRQLSDKRRLEARLQGMVTETTMKWQKECDRRVAATQLEMQNKLWVKDEKLKQLKAIVTEPKPEKPERPSRERDREKIIQRSVSPSPVPLSSNNIAQISNGQQLMSQPQLHRRSNSCSSISVASCISEWEQKLSPFSTPVNVTSLARHRQQEPGQSKTCIVSDRRRGMYWTEGREMVPTFSSEIGVQDDRCRRNTPIPVRHRRSRSAGSRWVDHKPASNVQTETVMQPHVPHAITVSVANEKALAKCEKYMLTHQELASDGEIQTKVIKGDVFKTRGGGQSVQFTDIETLKQESPTGSRKRRSSTVAPAQPDGTESEWTDVETRCSVAVEMRAGSQLGPGYQHHAQPKRKKP